One region of bacterium genomic DNA includes:
- a CDS encoding ATP-binding protein: MDEADTILTRRVSADRHTDVSYNRNVLVLMQEIENFEGILILTTNRVDILDNALDRRIAFKIEFDLPGIAEREKIWQVLVPDKVVIDTGVDFSVLAKRFPFAGGNIKNAVFWAIMKAGERSPTSPILKMEDLLSAGEREYSKMNKNSKSRIGF, encoded by the coding sequence GATAGACATACAGATGTGTCTTATAATAGAAATGTGTTAGTTCTCATGCAAGAAATAGAGAATTTTGAAGGCATCTTAATTCTAACTACAAATCGTGTTGATATACTTGATAATGCACTTGACAGGCGAATTGCATTTAAGATAGAATTTGATTTACCGGGTATTGCTGAGAGGGAAAAAATCTGGCAAGTCCTGGTACCTGATAAGGTGGTAATTGACACAGGGGTTGATTTCTCTGTTCTTGCTAAACGCTTTCCTTTTGCTGGTGGTAACATAAAGAATGCAGTATTTTGGGCAATTATGAAGGCAGGTGAACGCTCACCTACCTCACCAATACTTAAAATGGAAGACTTACTAAGTGCAGGTGAAAGAGAATATAGTAAGATGAATAAAAATTCAAAAAGCAGGATAGGATTTTGA